From Cervus canadensis isolate Bull #8, Minnesota chromosome 28, ASM1932006v1, whole genome shotgun sequence, one genomic window encodes:
- the LOC122429927 gene encoding LOW QUALITY PROTEIN: olfactory receptor 12D2-like (The sequence of the model RefSeq protein was modified relative to this genomic sequence to represent the inferred CDS: inserted 1 base in 1 codon) — translation MLNQTSVTEFFLLGVTDTQXLQPVLFMVFLTIYFLNLAGNGAILIVVISDPRLHSPMYFFLGNLSCLDICYSTVTLPKMLENFLSTHKTISFLGCISQLHFFHFLGSTEAMLVPVMAFDCFVAICKPLHYTVIMSHQVCTQMAVTIWIIGFFHALLHSVMTSRLNFCGSNHIHHFFCDVKPLLKLACGNTELNQWLLNNVTGTFAMGSFFLTLLSYFYIITYLFFKTHSCSMLHKALSTCASHFMVVVLFYAPVVFTYIRPASGSSMDQERISAIMYSVVTPVLNPLIYTLRNKEVKEALRRMIRRKV, via the exons ATGCTGAATCAAACCTCAGTCACTGAATTTTTCCTCCTGGGAGTGACAGATACCC GACTGCAGCCAGTTCTCTTCATGGTTTTCCTTACAATTTACTTTCTCAATTTGGCTGGAAATGGAGCCATCCTGATAGTTGTCATCTCTGATCCAAGACTTCATTCCcctatgtattttttcctgggaaaccTGTCATGTCTAGATATCTGCTATTCCACGGTGACTCTGCCAAAGATGCTGGAGAACTTCCTCTCTACACACAAAACAATTTCTTTCTTGGGATGCATAAGCCAGCTTCATTTCTTCCACTTTCTGGGTAGTACAGAGGCCATGCTGGTGCCCGTGATGGCCTTTGACTGCTTTGTAGCTATCTGCAAACCACTTCATTACACTGTTATCATGAGTCATCAGGTCTGTACCCAGATGGCTGTCACTATCTGGATCATTGGTTTTTTCCATGCCCTGCTGCACTCAGTAATGACATCTCGCTTAAACTTCTGTGGTTCCAACCACATCCATCACTTCTTCTGTGATGTTAAGCCATTGCTCAAGCTGGCCTGTGGAAACACTGAGCTCAACCAGTGGCTGCTCAATAATGTCACGGGGACTTTTGCCATGGGCTCATTCTTTCTAACGCTTCTCTCCTATTTCTACATCATTACTTATCTTTTCTTTAAGACCCATTCTTGCAGCATGCTTCATAAAGCACTGTCCACATGTGCCTCTCACTTCATGGTAGTTGTTCTTTTCTATGCTCCTGTTGTTTTCACTTACATTCGTCCTGCCTCAGGTAGCTCCATGGACCAGGAACGAATCAGTGCCATTATGTACAGTGTGGTCACTCCTGTACTAAATCCACTGATCTATACTTTGAGGAACAAGGAAGTGAAGGAGGCCTTGAGGAGGATGATCAGAAGGAAGGTCTGA